GTAACTTCTCCATGGGCGTCACCGAGCAGCTCATCTTCCCCGAGATCGACTTCGACAAGATGGACCACGTCCGCGGCATGGACATCACGATCGTGACGAGTGCCCCCACCAACGAGGAGGGCAAGGCGCTCCTCTCGGCCTTCAACTTCCCGTTCGCAGACAAGTAGAGACAAGTCAGGCAACCCCGTCCCGGACAAGGGTCCGAGGCGTGCACAAGAAGGAGGATCTGTGGCTAAGACATCGATGATCGTCAAGGCAAACCGTGAGCCTAAGTACTCCACGCGTACCCAGAACCGCTGCCAGCGCTGTGGGCGTCCCCACTCCGTCTATCGCAAGTTCGGGCTCTGCCGTGTCTGCTTCCGCGAGCTGGCAAG
This genomic stretch from Atopobiaceae bacterium harbors:
- a CDS encoding type Z 30S ribosomal protein S14, which codes for MAKTSMIVKANREPKYSTRTQNRCQRCGRPHSVYRKFGLCRVCFRELASKGELPGVKKSSW